One region of Populus trichocarpa isolate Nisqually-1 chromosome 4, P.trichocarpa_v4.1, whole genome shotgun sequence genomic DNA includes:
- the LOC7476354 gene encoding protein IQ-DOMAIN 9, protein MGSGDWFKTMISMKKVKDDSSKQPKGSTTSAKSNGFKWKNKLRKESAIFANGSSRANPRFIDMPVEDVAATQIQTAFRAYMARKTLRRLKGTVRLQIITKNYSVKKQAATTLNYIHSWSQIQAQIRARRLCMVTESRLRQKKLENQLKLEAKLHDLEVEWCGGFDTMEETLARIHLREEAAVKRERAMAYAFSHQWRASSGHSLGLVNFELGKANWGWSWKERWIAARPWESRVPVKSASPKKVKNKQAKKVDENTKLQTKKTPVSSKPSLSNGRVNPTARRLSYPPAEKRATLERSIKSDAANTKREHSVS, encoded by the exons ATGGGTTCTGGAGACTGGTTTAAGACAATGATTAGCATGAAGAAAGTAAAGGATGACAGCTCAAAACAACCAAAG GGCTCTACAACTTCTGCAAAATCAAATGGCTTCAAATGGAAGAACAAGCTACGAAAAGAATCTGCTATTTTTGCAAATGGTTCCAGTAGGGCCAATCCCAGATTTATTGACATGCCAGTCGAGGATGTGGCTGCCACTCAGATTCAAACAGCATTCAGGGCCTATATG GCTAGGAAAACTCTTCGCCGTTTGAAAGGTACTGTGAGGTTACAGAtcatcactaaaaattattcTGTCAAAAAGCAAGCTGCAACTACTTTGAACTACATTCATTCTTGGAGCCAAATACAGGCCCAGATTAGAGCCCGTAGACTCTGTATGGTTACAGAAAGCCGGTTAAGACAGAAGAAGTTAGAGAATCAACTAAAACTTGAGGCAAAGCTTCATGATCTGGAG GTTGAATGGTGTGGTGGCTTTGATACAATGGAGGAAACTCTTGCAAGAATACATCTGAGGGAAGAAGCAGCAGTTAAGCGGGAACGGGCGATGGCATATGCCTTTTCTCATCAG TGGAGGGCCAGCTCTGGTCATAGCCTCGGGCTTGTTAATTTTGAACTTGGGAAAGCAAATTGGGGCTGGAGTTGGAAGGAACGCTGGATTGCTGCTCGTCCATGGGAAAGCCGGGTCCCTGTGAAGTCTGCTAGTCCAAAGAAAGTGAAGAACAAGCAGGCTAAAAAGGTTGATGAAAACACAAAGttgcaaaccaaaaaaacaccaGTTTCATCCAAGCCATCATTGTCCAATGGGAGAGTAAATCCAACAGCACGGAGATTATCTTACCCTCCAGCTGAAAAACGGGCAACACTTGAGAGAAGCATTAAATCTGATGCAGCAAACACTAAACGTGAACACTCGGTATCTTAG